Below is a genomic region from Brucella sp. BE17.
GGGTTCGCTTCTGATCAATGCCGGAAGGGGCGATCTTGTCGATGAAACCGCTCTGATCGACGCCTTGTCGAAGGGACGCCCTGCCGCTGCCGCAATCGATGTCTTTGAGCCGGAGCCGATCCGGCCAGATCACCCCTTTTTAAAGATCCCAAATATCTTCCTGACACCTCATATCGCTGGCGGCACGCGAGAAGCCAGTCGAAGGATGAGCATGCAATCGGTTGAATCGATAGATCAGCTGCTTTCCGGCGAAAGGCCAAATTCGCTGGTCAATCCTGATGTATGGGAGCAATATCTGGCCAGACTTGCGCAAAGGTCGCTCCTTAACTGAAAACAGCATACAAAAATGGCCCGTGCCGAGCTGGTAGCACAAACAGTGGCGAGCCTGGAATGCCATGGGGGGCAATCGGTGGTGTCGCCTTAAAATTTAGGCCGTGTCCCCATAAGCGTGGTTCCTCTTCGTAATGGTGTGTGATTCACTCTCTTTGAAAGGAGATTGCCATTTGCCGTCACGAATTGAGCGACGAAGAATGGGCTGTCACCGCGCCGCTTCTGCCGACCAACACCAGTGGGATTGAAAGAGTTGATGACCGTCGAGTGATCAACGGCATCCTGTGGCGCTTCAGAACGGGATCGTCCTGGCGCGACGTGCCGGAACGTTATGGACCGCGCACGACGCTCTACAATCGGTTTTCCCGCTTGTGCAAAGCAGGTATCTGGGATCACCTTCTAGACGCCGTTTCAAAGCGTTACGACGGCGATATCGTGATGATCGATTCATCCTGTATCCGCGTTCACCAACACGGTACCAACGCTAAAAAGGGAGATCTGCAGATCCTTGCATGGGACGCTCGCGTGGCGGCCTGACAACCAAAATCCATGCACTTGTCGATGCTGATGGCTTGCCGGTTAGCCTGGAATTAACCGCAGGTCAGGCTGCTGATGCCTCCATGGCTGAAAAGCTGCTGAGTGACGTTCAGCCCGGAGCAACGATCCTTGCCGACAAGGCATATGACACCGATGCTATTCGTAACATCGCCAAACAACGCAAATGCTGGGCGAACATTCCTGCAAAAGCCAATCGCAAACAGATCTTCAGCTTCAGCCGTTGGGTCTATCGTCAGCGCAATCTCGTCGAGCGGTTCTTCAATCGTCTCAAACAGATGCGCGGCTTGGCCACACGATATGATCGACGCACAGACAACTACCTTGCGGCGCTCAAGCTCACTGCGACAAGAATATGGATCGCATCAATTAATGAGTCTGCTTTCTAGGGTCAGGACTCGTTAAATCCAAGCCAGAAGATCACGGCTGCAGCGATGCATATGCTTGAGAAGAATGCGTGGGCGCATGGGTCGTATCGTGTATGAATTCTCCTCCAGTCCTTAAGCTTGCCGAACATGTTTTCGATTTTGTGGCGCTTTTTATAGAGCATCGGGTCATACGGGATGGCGAGTTTGCGGTTTGCCCGAGATGGAATGCACGCGGTAATCTTACGGGCTGCCAAGGCGTCTCGAAACCAGTCGGCGTCATACCCCTTGTCAGCCAACAGGGATTTGGCCTTGGAAACGCGGGAAGCATCTTTGCCGCTCCTTTATAATCGCTCATCTGCCCTTCGCTCAGAAGCAGGATGAGTGGTCGACCGTGATCATCGCAGACGGCATGCAGCTTAGAGTTCAGCCCGCCTTTGGTCCGCCCAATACGTCTGGGAACATCCCCTTTTTTAGCAGACTGGCTGCGGTACGGTGGGCTTTCAAGTGGGTGGCGTCGATCATCAGTTGTTCGAGCTTACCGCGTTTGGCGGTCAGTTCGGCAAGAATGCGGTTGAACACGCCCAGCCTACTCCACCGGATGAAACGGTTATAGATCGTCTTGTGTGGACCGTATTCTCTCGGTGCGTCACGCCAACGCAGCCCATTGCGCAAAACAAAGATGATGCCACTCAAAATTAGACGGTCATCAACGCGCGGAATGCCGTGCGACAGCGGAAAATACGGTTCGATGCCGCGCATCTGCACCTCTGAAAACAACAGTAACTCACTCATCGCGGAACTCCTTTCGATCCAAATGAATCAAAGCCTCCGCAGAGGTGCAAGTTATTTAATAGGTCCTGACCCTAGAGCGCGTCCGCTTTACTGGGGGTCATATCCGCACGATTTGAAGTAGTTGGCGCATTCTTGTGGTTCGAACAGCGTAACGATTTGGCCAACGGTATTCCATAAGCCGTCGATCGTTCGCTCGGCTTTTGCGCGCAAGACGGCCTTGAGCTTCGCGAATGCCTTCTCGATTGGGTTGAAGTCGGGACTGTATGGAGGAAGGTAAAGCAACCGGCATCCGGCGTCTTCGATTGCGTGACGTACTCCTTCCGCTTTGTGTGCAGGCAGATTATCCATGATGACGATGTCGCCCGGCACCAAGGTTGGAATGAGAACCTGCTGGACATAGGCCTGGAATGCTACCCCGTTCATCGCGCCGTCCAAAACCATGGGTGCGGTCATTCCAGATAGCCTGAGGGCTCCGGTAAACGTCGTCGTCTTCCAATGGCCGTGCGGGACCGGTGAGCGGCATCTATCTCCGCAAGGGGCCCGTCCACGAAGCCGGGACATCTTCGTGCTCAGGCCGGTTTCATCGATGAAGACGAGCCGCGCCGGATCGAGATCGAGTTGGTCGTCGAACCAATCCTGACGACGTTTCAGCAGGTCAGGACGCTCCTGCTCCAGTGCATGCGCGGTCTTTTTTTGAAAGTCCAGCCGCGCTTTTGCAGCCAGACGTCAAGCGCGCTGCGCCGATCGATACGGCTCTGTCCTCGCGCAATCGCAGAACCATCTCGTTGAGCGTGATATCCTTTTCCTCTTCGATTATGCGGATGATGAAGTCCTCGTGAGCATCGAGGCGTGAACCACCGCGTCGGCCCTGCTTGGCAGGCGTCAACTGGCCCGCCCGTGCGCTGGCAATCCAGGCGATGGCCGTTGAAATGCCAATTCCAAATCTGGCTGCCGCCGATCTCGCCGACATGCCATCGCGTGACGCAGCCAGAACGCGGCTACGCAAATCATCACTGAAAGCTCGGGGCATATTGCCTCCGACCAAATCACCAGTCGAAGCGATAGAATCAGAATTCGGAAGCCAGGGGAATCCTCAACCCGATTCCGCGTTCAATGGACGTGCTCTAAATTATATGGGTGCATCACGCTTATTGTGCAACGCATAATGAGGCGGGCACGAGACTTGTTGAATGCCTCGGATTAAACTTCAGCGAGTTTAGTGGCAGATAATTTCGCATCAGAAAAAGTGGGTGCGCCCGTGCGACCGCAATCCAATCGCAAAGACAAATTGCCATTAAGCTTGGAATAAGAACCCCATTCCATGGGGTATCGGCATCCAAACGGGGGTCTGACGCACCCTCGATGTTATCAGCGTGCCCGACGACACGTGCTTCAAGCAGATCGAATTTTCCACGCCCGTACATCTACCGTTTGATGGGCTTGAGTTTGTTGATCTGACCTTCTGTCTGCCCGATCGACCACTGTGATGTTATTGCATTCTGAACCGCAGCTTTGTCGCGGATTATGCCGTTAGTGAATGACACGACCAAGCTTCTTGCTGCGCATCCAAATCCTCTTCAGACATGCGCCGCAGCATCTCGTGGAAGCTCTCGACGAGATCCCTAGCTTCGACAAGGTCTGATAGTCGCTCCTCAATCGCAGCAGCTGTCATCGTTTGCGTCTAGGTCTAATGTTAACGTTCGACGGTCTGACCTTGCCCGTTGACATAATCCATATTGAAGTAAGCTCTGGCCGCTTGAAAGGACCAGGAAATGAGGGCAACCGTTTCACAGACGAACAGATTTTCGGCATTCTGAAGGAGCACGAGGCGGACGTACAGTTCTCGGAGCTTTGCCGCATGCACGGCG
It encodes:
- a CDS encoding IS5 family transposase (programmed frameshift), with the translated sequence MAICRHELSDEEWAVTAPLLPTNTSGIERVDDRRVINGILWRFRTGSSWRDVPERYGPRTTLYNRFSRLCKAGIWDHLLDAVSKRYDGDIVMIDSSCIRVHQHGTNAKKGDADPCMGRSRGGLTTKIHALVDADGLPVSLELTAGQAADASMAEKLLSDVQPGATILADKAYDTDAIRNIAKQRKCWANIPAKANRKQIFSFSRWVYRQRNLVERFFNRLKQMRGLATRYDRRTDNYLAALKLTATRIWIASINESAF